One genomic region from Streptomyces sp. NBC_00457 encodes:
- a CDS encoding helix-turn-helix domain-containing protein yields MHASEQGSGNLEMFGSLLRFFRERAGMTQEGLGKYVGYSKSQVAMVERGERPPKGKLVEIADEVLGAQGALLAAGRKLKTSRFPSWFEDYADLEAKATAIYMYANHVIPGLLQTEAYARAVFSQENPPYEDDELEARTAARLDRQRVLQRKPVPVVGFVLDEHTLKRPIGGKHILKEQLTQLLEVSQRRNVTIQVMPTDREVHAGLNGSMTLLETDERTQIAYAEAPGGGYFVSEQPHLGNMFAQYGILRAQALNPEESAQLISEVTGRL; encoded by the coding sequence GTGCACGCGAGTGAACAGGGCTCGGGAAACCTGGAGATGTTCGGCTCGTTGCTGAGGTTCTTCCGCGAGCGCGCCGGGATGACGCAGGAGGGGCTGGGCAAGTACGTCGGGTACTCCAAGTCCCAGGTGGCCATGGTGGAGCGAGGCGAGCGGCCACCCAAGGGCAAGCTCGTCGAGATCGCGGACGAGGTGCTGGGTGCACAAGGTGCACTTCTGGCCGCAGGCAGGAAGCTGAAGACGAGCCGGTTTCCGTCGTGGTTCGAGGACTACGCGGACCTGGAGGCGAAGGCCACCGCGATCTACATGTACGCGAACCATGTGATTCCGGGGTTGCTTCAGACCGAGGCGTACGCGCGGGCGGTCTTCAGCCAGGAGAACCCGCCCTACGAGGACGATGAGCTTGAGGCAAGGACCGCCGCTCGCCTGGACCGACAGCGCGTATTGCAGCGCAAGCCCGTGCCTGTCGTCGGTTTCGTGCTGGACGAGCACACACTCAAGCGCCCGATCGGCGGCAAGCACATCCTCAAGGAGCAGCTGACCCAGCTACTTGAGGTGAGCCAGCGGCGCAACGTCACGATCCAGGTGATGCCGACCGACCGGGAAGTCCACGCCGGGTTGAACGGCTCGATGACTCTGCTGGAGACAGATGAGCGCACGCAGATCGCGTACGCCGAAGCACCAGGGGGCGGCTACTTCGTCAGCGAACAGCCGCACCTGGGCAACATGTTCGCGCAATATGGCATCCTGCGAGCGCAGGCCCTCAACCCCGAGGAGTCGGCGCAGTTGATCAGCGAGGTGACGGGCAGGCTATGA
- a CDS encoding SGNH/GDSL hydrolase family protein has product MLRFMPVGDSQTIGSAGEHTWRYRLWQHLRETYGGPYKLVGPRETLYDQATGTPTSYEYADPDFPRAHLAGWGEGWLHMAPLIGEAVRSCRADVLLVSLGLIDLGFYTNADQTAQNARAFVTAARAANPKVRMVVLPVIPNVRADTDAAFAAQVTRFNELLAKAVADLDEPRSPLLLASPPPSYDINFDTYDGTHPNASGEHRIAAAFADAMYQAWDVGEPYEA; this is encoded by the coding sequence ATGCTCAGGTTCATGCCCGTCGGCGACTCCCAGACGATCGGAAGCGCGGGCGAACACACATGGCGTTACCGGCTGTGGCAGCACCTGCGCGAGACGTACGGCGGCCCGTACAAGCTGGTCGGCCCGCGCGAGACGCTGTACGACCAGGCCACGGGCACCCCCACGTCGTACGAGTACGCCGACCCCGACTTCCCCCGCGCCCATCTCGCCGGCTGGGGCGAGGGCTGGCTGCACATGGCCCCGCTGATCGGCGAGGCGGTGCGGTCGTGCCGGGCCGATGTGCTCCTGGTCTCCCTGGGCCTGATCGACCTGGGCTTCTACACGAACGCCGACCAGACGGCACAGAACGCCCGGGCCTTCGTGACGGCGGCGCGGGCGGCGAACCCGAAGGTGCGGATGGTCGTCCTCCCGGTGATCCCGAACGTCCGCGCCGACACGGACGCCGCCTTCGCCGCCCAGGTCACCCGCTTCAACGAACTGCTGGCCAAGGCGGTGGCCGACCTGGACGAGCCCCGCTCCCCCCTCCTCCTGGCGTCGCCGCCACCGTCGTACGACATCAACTTCGACACCTACGACGGCACCCACCCGAACGCGAGCGGCGAGCACAGGATCGCGGCGGCGTTCGCGGACGCGATGTATCAGGCGTGGGATGTGGGGGAGCCCTACGAGGCGTGA
- a CDS encoding PPOX class F420-dependent oxidoreductase encodes MDTTSTSPELTRFTKQWAVLLTSHKKDGTGVGTPVSIAVEGDHAYFRTPGAAAKVKRLRNNPEVEIAPSTVRGAPTGPAIRARARLLDHGSDEDKHAARLLRKKYPFLQGVFVPLTHKVMRTRTLHYEVRPVAENPQD; translated from the coding sequence ATGGATACGACGAGCACGAGCCCCGAGCTCACCCGCTTCACCAAGCAGTGGGCCGTCCTCCTCACCAGCCACAAGAAGGACGGCACCGGAGTCGGCACCCCCGTGAGCATCGCCGTCGAGGGTGACCACGCGTACTTCCGCACCCCGGGCGCCGCCGCGAAGGTGAAGCGCCTGCGCAACAACCCGGAGGTGGAGATCGCGCCCTCCACCGTCCGCGGCGCCCCGACCGGTCCGGCGATCCGCGCGCGGGCCCGGCTCCTGGACCACGGCAGCGACGAGGACAAGCACGCGGCCCGACTGCTGCGGAAGAAGTACCCCTTCCTGCAAGGGGTGTTCGTGCCGCTGACCCACAAGGTGATGCGGACGCGGACGCTGCACTACGAGGTGCGGCCGGTGGCGGAGAACCCGCAGGACTGA
- a CDS encoding maltokinase N-terminal cap-like domain-containing protein has translation MAIIHRTTLKPTKLELLTTWLPTRPWYEGGAGAPELTKAGGFRLDDPEGEVGIEFMAAMDTSGPHPVTYLIPLTYRGAPLDGADHALVGTMEHGVLGKRWAYDGCHDPVLVTQLLALLEGRVQAQAQSISDTPDHEVAHSYAGPTLPSTATAADDQDGTELRLAGSTAVLRLHRRPRPGTEVPEGSLGHITGAWELPDGTRTRAPFATL, from the coding sequence ATGGCGATCATCCACCGCACCACCCTCAAGCCGACCAAGCTGGAACTGCTCACCACCTGGCTGCCGACCCGCCCCTGGTACGAAGGCGGCGCGGGCGCCCCGGAGTTGACAAAGGCGGGCGGCTTCCGGCTGGACGACCCGGAGGGCGAGGTCGGCATCGAGTTCATGGCGGCCATGGACACGTCCGGCCCACACCCGGTCACCTACCTGATACCGCTCACCTACCGAGGCGCCCCCCTCGACGGCGCCGACCACGCCCTCGTCGGCACGATGGAACACGGCGTGCTGGGCAAGCGCTGGGCCTACGACGGCTGCCACGACCCGGTCCTGGTAACCCAGTTGCTGGCCCTACTGGAGGGCCGCGTCCAGGCCCAGGCGCAGAGCATCAGCGACACCCCGGACCATGAGGTCGCCCACTCCTACGCCGGCCCCACCCTCCCTTCCACCGCCACGGCCGCCGACGACCAGGACGGCACGGAGCTTCGCCTCGCCGGCAGTACGGCCGTGCTCCGCCTGCATCGACGCCCGCGACCCGGCACGGAGGTGCCCGAGGGGTCCCTCGGGCACATCACCGGCGCGTGGGAGCTGCCGGACGGCACGCGGACGCGGGCGCCGTTCGCCACCCTCTGA
- a CDS encoding nuclear transport factor 2 family protein encodes MPPTTPARRALVAVLASAALLGAGAVPAVASAPAASREHAGYGDSARLAYQKYVTVRVLKGVFEQGDTEVVDRYVRADYIQHNPLAPDGAETLKNLGVAIHQQFPDAEYDVKRVISEGDLVIVHSNVVMTPGARGQAVFDIFRFQGGKIAEHWDVGQEVPESSANGNDMFSTESWPRTEQPGPRWLTAYNKKLVTKAFDQLLVQKDVSALDRYWGSEYHQHNPNIADGVDGAKAGLGGFFQAFPQLKVTPKRVIAEGDLVAVHSHYVNSPGERGQAIVDLFRVRNGKIVEHWDVIQDVPATSANDNTMF; translated from the coding sequence ATGCCCCCCACTACGCCTGCCCGTAGGGCGCTTGTCGCTGTGCTGGCTTCCGCTGCTCTTCTGGGCGCGGGTGCCGTGCCGGCCGTCGCGTCTGCGCCGGCCGCCTCCCGTGAGCACGCCGGCTACGGCGATTCCGCCCGCCTCGCCTACCAGAAGTACGTCACCGTCCGCGTCCTCAAGGGCGTGTTCGAGCAGGGCGACACGGAGGTGGTGGACCGGTACGTCCGCGCCGACTACATCCAGCACAACCCGCTGGCGCCGGACGGTGCGGAGACGCTGAAGAACCTCGGCGTCGCGATCCACCAGCAGTTCCCGGACGCCGAGTACGACGTCAAGCGGGTCATCTCCGAGGGCGATCTGGTGATCGTCCACTCAAACGTCGTGATGACTCCGGGGGCGCGGGGGCAGGCCGTCTTCGACATCTTCCGGTTCCAGGGCGGGAAGATCGCGGAGCACTGGGATGTGGGGCAGGAGGTGCCGGAGTCGTCCGCCAACGGCAACGACATGTTCTCTACGGAGAGTTGGCCGCGGACCGAGCAGCCGGGGCCGCGGTGGCTGACCGCGTACAACAAGAAGCTGGTCACCAAGGCCTTCGATCAGCTTCTGGTCCAGAAGGACGTGTCCGCCCTCGACCGGTACTGGGGTTCCGAGTACCACCAGCACAACCCGAACATCGCGGACGGTGTGGACGGTGCGAAGGCGGGGCTTGGGGGGTTCTTCCAGGCGTTTCCCCAGCTGAAGGTCACGCCGAAGCGGGTGATCGCCGAGGGTGACTTGGTGGCCGTCCACAGCCACTACGTGAACTCGCCGGGGGAGCGGGGTCAGGCCATCGTGGATCTGTTCCGGGTGCGGAACGGGAAGATCGTGGAGCACTGGGATGTGATCCAGGATGTTCCGGCGACTTCCGCGAACGACAACACCATGTTCTAG
- a CDS encoding DUF397 domain-containing protein — protein MSTDLNWFKSSYSGGQGGECVEVALVWTKSSYSSSQGGECVEIALTPTTIHIRDSKTPTTPATPAVQVTPTTWTTFLNSLS, from the coding sequence ATGAGCACGGACCTGAACTGGTTCAAGAGCAGCTACAGCGGCGGCCAGGGCGGCGAGTGCGTCGAGGTCGCGCTGGTGTGGACGAAGTCGAGCTACAGCAGCAGCCAAGGCGGCGAGTGCGTAGAGATAGCCCTCACCCCCACCACCATCCACATCCGCGACTCCAAAACCCCCACCACCCCCGCCACCCCGGCCGTCCAGGTAACCCCCACCACCTGGACGACCTTCCTCAACTCCCTGTCCTAG
- the serC gene encoding phosphoserine transaminase, producing MAEIQIPADIKPADGRFGAGPSKVRTEALDALAATGASLMGTSHRQAPVKNLVGKVREGVRDLFQLPEGYEVVLGNGGSTAFWDIATHGLIENKSQHLTFGEFSSKFAKAAKLAPWLAEPDVISTDPGTHPEPVTAEGVDVYAFTHNETSTGVAMPIKRVAGADEGALVLVDATSGAGGLPVDVSETDVYYFAPQKSFASDGGLWIGVFSPAAIERAERIHASGRHIPEFFSLPTAIDNSRKNQTYNTPALATLFLLNDQLEWINGQGGLDWAVRRTAASARTLYGWAEDIKYANPFVTDPAKRSQVIGTIDFTDEIDAAAVAKVLRANGIVDTEPYRKLGRNQLRVAMFPAIDPADIEALTKCIDYVIEKL from the coding sequence GTGGCTGAGATCCAGATTCCCGCTGACATCAAGCCCGCCGACGGACGTTTCGGCGCGGGCCCCTCCAAGGTGCGGACGGAAGCGCTGGACGCGCTGGCCGCCACCGGCGCCTCTCTCATGGGCACCTCCCACCGCCAGGCCCCGGTGAAAAACCTGGTCGGCAAGGTTCGCGAGGGCGTCCGCGACCTGTTCCAGCTGCCCGAGGGCTATGAGGTCGTCCTCGGCAACGGCGGCTCGACCGCGTTCTGGGACATCGCGACCCACGGCCTGATCGAGAACAAGTCCCAGCACCTCACGTTCGGCGAGTTCTCCTCGAAGTTCGCCAAGGCCGCCAAGCTCGCCCCCTGGCTCGCCGAGCCGGACGTCATCTCCACCGACCCGGGCACGCACCCCGAGCCGGTCACGGCAGAAGGCGTCGACGTCTACGCCTTCACCCACAACGAGACGTCCACCGGTGTCGCCATGCCGATCAAGCGCGTGGCCGGTGCCGACGAGGGCGCGCTCGTTCTCGTGGACGCCACCTCGGGTGCCGGCGGCCTGCCCGTCGACGTGTCCGAGACCGACGTCTACTACTTCGCCCCGCAGAAGTCCTTCGCCTCCGACGGCGGCCTGTGGATCGGCGTCTTCTCCCCCGCCGCGATCGAGCGCGCCGAGCGCATCCACGCGTCCGGCCGCCACATCCCGGAGTTCTTCAGCCTCCCCACGGCGATCGACAACTCCCGCAAGAACCAGACGTACAACACCCCCGCCCTCGCCACCCTCTTCCTCCTCAACGACCAGCTGGAGTGGATCAACGGCCAGGGCGGCCTGGACTGGGCGGTCCGCCGCACCGCCGCCTCCGCCCGCACGCTGTACGGCTGGGCCGAGGACATCAAGTACGCCAACCCGTTCGTCACCGACCCGGCCAAGCGCTCGCAGGTCATCGGCACGATCGACTTCACGGACGAGATCGACGCCGCCGCCGTCGCCAAGGTGCTGCGCGCCAACGGCATCGTCGACACCGAGCCCTACCGCAAGCTCGGCCGCAACCAGCTGCGCGTCGCGATGTTCCCGGCGATCGACCCGGCCGACATCGAGGCGCTGACCAAGTGCATCGACTACGTGATCGAGAAGCTCTGA
- a CDS encoding SDR family oxidoreductase — protein sequence MIVVTGATGNVGRPLTRALAEAGEQVTAVSRHAADVPDGVRHVAADLAEPAGLRPALAGAKALFVLVSHDLHAAGANPADIIGEAAAVGVRRVVLLSSQGVATRPFGRTRIAMRAVEDTLRESGLEWVILRPGGFASNALWWAESIRARRVVAAPFGDVGVPIIDPADIAEVAAACLLNDRHTGDVYELTGPEVITPRQQTEAIAAALGSPVRFVGLTRDEAKAAMARSMPAELAEDTLDILGSPNPAELRISPDVQRILGRAPRAFADWAARNIAAFR from the coding sequence ATGATCGTGGTGACCGGGGCTACCGGGAATGTGGGACGGCCGTTGACGCGGGCACTGGCCGAGGCAGGCGAGCAGGTGACGGCGGTTTCACGGCACGCGGCGGACGTGCCGGACGGCGTCCGTCATGTGGCTGCCGACCTGGCCGAGCCGGCCGGCCTCCGGCCCGCGCTGGCCGGGGCGAAGGCGCTGTTCGTGCTGGTCTCCCACGACCTGCACGCCGCCGGGGCCAACCCGGCCGACATCATCGGCGAAGCAGCAGCCGTCGGGGTCCGCCGCGTCGTACTGCTCTCCTCGCAGGGCGTGGCGACCAGGCCCTTCGGCCGCACGCGGATCGCGATGCGCGCCGTGGAGGACACGCTGCGGGAGTCCGGTCTGGAATGGGTCATCCTGCGGCCGGGCGGCTTCGCCTCCAACGCCCTGTGGTGGGCCGAGTCCATCCGCGCGCGGCGCGTCGTCGCCGCGCCCTTCGGCGACGTGGGGGTGCCGATCATCGACCCGGCGGACATCGCCGAGGTCGCGGCGGCCTGCCTGCTGAATGACCGACACACAGGCGACGTATACGAGCTGACCGGCCCGGAGGTAATCACCCCCCGTCAGCAGACGGAAGCCATCGCCGCCGCGCTGGGCTCGCCGGTCCGGTTCGTCGGCCTCACCCGCGACGAGGCCAAGGCCGCCATGGCCCGCAGCATGCCGGCCGAGCTCGCCGAGGACACCCTGGACATCCTCGGCTCCCCGAACCCGGCCGAACTGCGCATCAGCCCGGACGTCCAGCGGATCCTCGGCCGCGCCCCGCGCGCGTTCGCCGACTGGGCCGCCCGCAATATCGCGGCGTTCCGCTGA
- a CDS encoding WD40 repeat domain-containing protein, which produces MRRLLAFLAGVLLVGVFALPASAADGDETFSISDPRITESSGLAASRQHPGIYWTHNDQDDGAYLYAVDSATGKTVARITMTGVGTPRDVEAIAIGPDNQIWVGDIGDNDGVTWPYVWIYQLPEPKNLTDQSVKATQYVVKYSNGSRDAESMVVHPKTGRVYIIDKQEDGGHLYEGPAKLSASGSNVFKPAAAVDLWATDAAFSPDGKQLAVRGYFGGISYDWNDGKIKRQGRISVPIGQGESVSYSLDGTKLMLGSEGANSEVEARDAPDRADESESPSGNGSSAAGGDGDGDSESLKIGAIAVVATLGVGLWFRRLLRRS; this is translated from the coding sequence ATGCGCCGACTGCTCGCGTTCCTTGCCGGGGTTCTCCTCGTGGGTGTGTTCGCCCTGCCCGCCTCCGCCGCCGACGGCGACGAGACCTTCTCCATCAGCGACCCCCGCATCACCGAGTCCAGCGGCCTCGCCGCCTCACGCCAGCACCCGGGCATCTACTGGACGCACAACGACCAGGACGACGGCGCCTACCTGTACGCCGTCGACAGCGCCACCGGCAAGACCGTCGCGCGGATCACCATGACCGGCGTGGGCACGCCGCGCGACGTCGAGGCGATCGCCATCGGGCCGGACAACCAGATCTGGGTCGGCGACATCGGCGACAACGACGGTGTCACCTGGCCCTATGTGTGGATCTACCAGCTGCCCGAGCCCAAGAACCTCACCGACCAGAGCGTGAAGGCCACGCAGTACGTCGTGAAGTACTCGAACGGTTCGCGGGACGCCGAGTCGATGGTCGTCCACCCCAAGACCGGGCGCGTCTACATCATCGACAAGCAGGAGGACGGCGGGCATCTCTACGAGGGCCCCGCCAAGCTCTCCGCCTCCGGGAGCAACGTCTTCAAGCCCGCCGCCGCCGTCGACCTGTGGGCCACCGACGCCGCCTTCTCGCCCGACGGCAAGCAGCTCGCCGTACGCGGATACTTCGGCGGGATCTCCTACGACTGGAACGACGGGAAGATCAAGCGGCAGGGGCGGATCAGCGTGCCGATCGGGCAGGGGGAGTCCGTCAGCTACAGCCTCGACGGCACGAAGCTGATGCTCGGGAGCGAGGGCGCGAACAGCGAGGTGGAGGCCAGGGACGCGCCCGACCGTGCCGACGAGTCCGAGTCGCCCTCCGGGAACGGGAGTTCGGCGGCGGGCGGGGACGGCGACGGCGACAGCGAAAGCTTGAAGATCGGCGCCATCGCCGTCGTCGCGACACTCGGCGTCGGCCTGTGGTTCAGGCGGCTGCTGCGGCGGTCGTAG
- a CDS encoding winged helix-turn-helix transcriptional regulator, with protein sequence MAGGAQFIQAGAGKPYEVFHTDCAARDVVDHVTSKWGVWVLISLQSNDLRFYELRESIQGISEKMLAQTLRALVQDGLVRREVEPTTPPQVTYGLTEFGRDVGEPLKELFDRITRQLPPRNAGSAE encoded by the coding sequence GTGGCGGGAGGCGCGCAGTTCATACAGGCCGGGGCAGGCAAGCCGTATGAGGTGTTTCACACCGACTGCGCCGCGCGCGATGTGGTCGACCACGTGACCAGCAAGTGGGGCGTCTGGGTGTTGATCTCCCTGCAGAGCAACGACCTCCGCTTCTACGAGCTGCGCGAGAGCATCCAGGGCATCAGCGAGAAGATGCTCGCCCAGACCCTGCGCGCGCTGGTCCAGGACGGCCTCGTCCGGCGCGAGGTCGAGCCGACGACACCGCCTCAGGTCACCTACGGGCTGACCGAGTTCGGCCGGGACGTCGGCGAGCCGCTGAAGGAGCTGTTCGACCGCATCACACGGCAACTGCCGCCTCGCAACGCGGGCAGCGCGGAATAG
- a CDS encoding TetR/AcrR family transcriptional regulator, with translation MTSGKGGTGSTETSGSGDIGRTLELLWDTGRRPSRGPKPGLSVDQIVEAAVRIADADGLEALSMRRVAAELGTGTMSLYRYVPGKGELLDLMLDRVQKPSENPADLGDGDWRSALEALGRATLDLYRRHPWLLQVNQTRPILGPSALDGMEKVLTLIRPMGLSDPELVSAIIMIDGYVVGAARTQLYQQEAERRTGLTDAEFWQAQVPTLEKVLASGRYPVMASLSEDTFGPDFDHFEFGLQRILDGLEVFVARRGEG, from the coding sequence ATGACGAGCGGCAAGGGCGGTACCGGCTCCACGGAGACCAGCGGCAGCGGCGACATCGGGCGCACGCTCGAACTGCTGTGGGACACCGGCCGACGGCCCAGCCGCGGCCCGAAGCCGGGGCTGAGCGTGGACCAGATCGTGGAGGCAGCCGTCCGGATCGCGGACGCGGACGGCCTGGAGGCGCTCTCCATGCGCCGGGTCGCCGCCGAACTCGGCACCGGCACCATGTCCCTCTACCGCTATGTCCCCGGCAAGGGCGAGCTGCTCGACCTGATGCTGGACCGCGTCCAGAAGCCGTCCGAGAACCCGGCCGACCTCGGCGACGGCGACTGGCGCTCGGCGCTGGAGGCCCTGGGCCGCGCCACCCTCGACCTCTACCGGCGCCACCCCTGGCTGCTCCAGGTCAACCAGACCCGCCCGATCCTCGGCCCGAGCGCACTCGACGGCATGGAGAAAGTGCTCACGCTCATCCGGCCGATGGGGCTGAGCGACCCCGAACTGGTCTCGGCGATCATCATGATCGACGGGTACGTCGTCGGCGCGGCGCGCACGCAGCTGTACCAGCAGGAGGCGGAGCGCCGGACCGGCCTCACGGACGCGGAGTTCTGGCAGGCCCAGGTGCCGACACTGGAGAAGGTCCTCGCGTCGGGCCGCTACCCGGTGATGGCCTCCCTCTCCGAGGACACCTTCGGCCCCGACTTCGACCACTTCGAGTTCGGCCTGCAGCGGATCCTGGACGGCCTGGAGGTGTTCGTCGCCCGGCGCGGCGAAGGGTGA
- a CDS encoding ABC transporter permease: MSALDLTGHPTRSRTYWALADCWNIVRRGLTHYQRQPVNIAWQLGFPILSVLLYGYVFGSAMKVPGGGNYQDFLMPGMFVMTMAFGFINTATVVVYDSTKGVIDRFRSMPMASSAVVAGRGVTDLVVACAELGIMMLTAFAMGWRPDGGFGFLAAFGLLLWLRFALIWIGVWLGLLVPNPEAAGGLFAVAFPLTMISSIFVAPQLMPDWLGWVAAWNPISSTAAATRDLFGSPGATGDSWVEQHALLMAGVWPVILTLIFLPLAVRRFQKLSR; this comes from the coding sequence GTGAGCGCTCTCGACCTGACCGGGCACCCCACCCGCAGCCGCACCTACTGGGCCCTCGCCGACTGCTGGAACATCGTCCGCCGCGGCCTCACCCACTACCAGCGCCAGCCCGTCAACATCGCCTGGCAGCTGGGCTTCCCGATCCTGTCCGTCCTCCTCTACGGCTATGTCTTCGGCAGCGCCATGAAGGTGCCCGGCGGCGGGAACTACCAGGACTTCCTGATGCCGGGCATGTTCGTGATGACCATGGCCTTCGGCTTCATCAACACGGCGACCGTCGTGGTGTACGACTCCACCAAGGGCGTCATCGACCGGTTCCGCTCCATGCCGATGGCCTCCTCCGCGGTCGTCGCCGGACGCGGGGTGACCGACCTCGTCGTGGCCTGCGCGGAACTCGGCATCATGATGCTGACGGCGTTCGCGATGGGCTGGCGGCCGGACGGCGGCTTCGGCTTCCTCGCCGCCTTCGGATTGCTGTTGTGGCTCCGGTTCGCGCTGATCTGGATCGGCGTGTGGCTGGGTCTGCTCGTACCCAACCCCGAGGCGGCGGGCGGACTGTTCGCGGTCGCCTTCCCGCTGACGATGATCTCCAGCATTTTCGTCGCCCCGCAGCTGATGCCGGACTGGCTCGGCTGGGTCGCGGCCTGGAACCCGATCTCCTCCACGGCGGCGGCCACCCGCGACCTCTTCGGCTCACCGGGCGCGACCGGCGACTCCTGGGTCGAGCAGCACGCCCTGCTGATGGCGGGAGTCTGGCCGGTGATCCTCACACTGATCTTCCTGCCGCTCGCTGTACGGCGGTTCCAGAAGCTCAGCCGCTGA
- a CDS encoding ATP-binding cassette domain-containing protein has protein sequence MSDGYAVRAEGLEKRYGEKRALDGFDLTVREGTVHGLLGPNGAGKTTAVRILSTLVRLDGGSATVAGLDVVRHPRDVRARIGLTGQYAAVDEVLTGRQNLEMFGRLFHLGSKRARLRATELLDQFDLADAADKGVGGYSGGMRRRLDLAASMILAPAVLFLDEPTTGLDPRSRGEVWESVRALVASGTTVLLTTQYLEEADKLASRITVIDQGRSIADDTPDGLKNLVGGDRIEVVVAERSDIPRVVKVVARVSDGEPEADETELRVHAPVTDRVSALTDVARTLQDEGVPVEDIGLRRPSLDDVFLRLTGHRTEKTEKEAAK, from the coding sequence ATGAGTGACGGTTACGCGGTCCGGGCGGAAGGCCTGGAGAAGCGATACGGCGAGAAACGCGCCCTGGACGGCTTCGATCTCACCGTGCGCGAGGGCACCGTGCACGGCCTGCTCGGGCCGAACGGCGCCGGCAAGACCACCGCCGTCCGCATCCTGTCCACGCTCGTCCGGCTCGACGGCGGGAGCGCGACGGTGGCCGGCCTGGATGTCGTACGGCATCCCCGCGACGTGCGCGCGAGGATCGGGCTGACCGGGCAGTACGCCGCCGTGGACGAGGTGCTCACCGGGCGGCAGAACCTGGAGATGTTCGGCCGGCTGTTCCACCTCGGCTCAAAGCGGGCGCGGCTGCGGGCCACCGAGCTGCTGGACCAGTTCGACCTGGCCGACGCCGCCGACAAGGGCGTAGGCGGCTACAGCGGCGGCATGCGGCGCCGCCTCGACCTCGCCGCGTCGATGATCCTCGCCCCGGCGGTCCTCTTCCTGGACGAGCCGACGACCGGCCTCGACCCCCGCAGCCGCGGTGAAGTCTGGGAATCCGTACGGGCGTTGGTGGCCAGCGGCACCACCGTGCTGCTGACCACGCAGTATCTGGAGGAGGCCGACAAGCTGGCCTCCCGCATCACCGTCATCGACCAGGGGCGGTCCATCGCCGACGACACCCCGGACGGGCTGAAGAACCTCGTCGGCGGCGACCGCATCGAGGTCGTGGTCGCCGAGCGGTCCGACATCCCGCGCGTGGTGAAGGTGGTCGCCCGTGTCTCGGACGGCGAACCCGAGGCCGACGAGACCGAACTGCGCGTGCACGCGCCGGTGACCGACCGGGTGTCGGCCCTCACCGACGTCGCCCGCACCCTCCAGGACGAGGGTGTGCCGGTCGAGGACATAGGGCTGCGCAGGCCCAGCCTGGACGACGTGTTCCTGCGGCTGACCGGACACCGTACGGAGAAGACCGAGAAGGAGGCCGCGAAGTGA